From the genome of Rhizobium sp. NXC24, one region includes:
- a CDS encoding sigma-70 family RNA polymerase sigma factor: MYDTSRSADLKAEIVNLIPALRAFARTFHRNSADADDLVQETLTKALANLDQFDPGTRLKSWLFTIMRNTFCTKFRIAKRESPGSKKCVSGFGVEAPSQEWTIRAKELERACNRLPEPYRAVLEYVVIEGRSYDDAAEKFGCAIGTIKSRINRARQQLAAQLDEDFG; this comes from the coding sequence GTGTACGATACGTCCCGATCCGCCGACTTAAAGGCTGAAATCGTAAATCTCATTCCGGCTCTTCGCGCCTTTGCCAGAACCTTCCATAGGAATTCCGCCGATGCCGATGACTTGGTTCAGGAAACCTTGACGAAGGCCCTCGCCAATCTTGACCAGTTCGATCCAGGCACACGGCTAAAATCCTGGCTGTTCACCATCATGCGCAACACCTTCTGCACGAAATTCCGCATAGCCAAGCGGGAGTCGCCCGGCAGCAAGAAGTGCGTCTCCGGATTCGGTGTGGAGGCACCCTCGCAGGAATGGACGATCCGCGCGAAGGAACTCGAGCGAGCCTGCAACCGGCTGCCGGAGCCTTATCGGGCGGTGTTGGAATATGTGGTTATTGAGGGCCGCTCTTACGACGATGCGGCGGAAAAATTCGGATGTGCGATCGGCACGATAAAGAGCCGGATAAACCGCGCCCGCCAGCAACTCGCGGCTCAACTCGATGAGGACTTCGGCTGA